The DNA sequence CGGCGGGGACCTGCGTGCCCCGCACTTCGTGGGCATGCACGCCCTCCAACTGCTGCCGCTCCTCCTGATCGTCCTGGTGCTCCTCGCACCCCGGTTCGCCCCGCTGCGCGACGCCGGAGTGCGGCTGCGTCTCGTACGGGTCGCCGTGGGCGGCTACGCGGCCCTCGTCGCGCTCATCACCTGGCAGGCACTCCGGGGCCAGCCGCTGATCCATCCGGACGGGGCCACGCTGGCCGTCGCCGGAATCCTCCTCGCGGCGGTGGCGTACGGAACGTGGAGCACGCTGCGCACGGCCGCCCACGACCGCCCGTCCTCCCGCACCGCCGACGACAAGGAGCCCGTGGCATGACCGGCGCGCTGTTCGAGATCACGTTCTATCTGGCCGCCCCGTTCTGGCTGCTGATGATCTTCGCCCCCACCTGGTCCGGCACCGCCCGTGTCGTCGCCTCGCCGCTGACCGTGCTGCCCGTGCTCGCCGTGTACGTCGTCATGGCCGTCCCGGTGTTCCCGGAGCTCTGGACGGCGGTGAGCGGTCCGGACATCGACACGTTCCGGGATCTGACGGCCCTGGCCGGCGGAGCGGGGGCCATCTGGGCGCAGGTGATCGCCTGGGACCTGCTGCTCGGGCAGTGGATGTACCTCCAGAGCCGGAAGCTGGGGCTCTCGCCGCTGCTGATGGGGCCGCTGCTGATCCTGACGATCCTGCTGTCGCCCTTCGGGCTGCTGATCTTCCTGGCCGTCCGCGCCGCCCGTCTGCGACGGCGCGAAACGCTCGCGGGCTGAGTCGCGCCCTCCCCGGGGCCCGTCTGGAAAGATCGCGGGCATCCGACCAATCCGCGCGGTCCTCGGCTCCGAATCACTGCCGGAAGCGACGATCGTCCCTGGAGGAAGCCCGCGTGAAGGAAGCCGTACACATCAGTGGGGCGCCCTCGCCCGGACCCGATCTCCAGGAGCTCATGGTGCGGGTGGCCCGGGGCGACCAGGACGCGTTCGCCGCGGTGTACGACGCGGTGAGCGGGCCCGTGCTCGGCCTGGTGCGCAGCGTGCTCCGCGATCCGGCCCAGTCGGAGGAGGTGGCGCAGGAGGTGCTGGTGGAGGTGTGGCGCACCGCGCCCCGCTTCCGGGCCTCCCGCGGCAGCGCGATGAACTGGGTGCTGACCCTGGCCCACCGCCGGGCCGTCGACCGGGTCCGCTCGGCCGAGGCCGCCGCCGCCCGGGAGCACAAGGCGGCGCTGCTGGACCGGACGCCCGCCTTCGACGAGGTGTCCGAACAGGTCGAGACCCGGCTGGAGAGAGAACAGGTACGGCGCTGCATGCGCACCCTGTCCGAGCTGCAACGGGAGTCGGTCACGCTGGCCTACTACCGGGGCCTGACCTACCGTGAGGTCTCCGAGCTGCTCGCCGCGCCGCTGGGCACCATCAAGACACGACTCCGCGACGGCCTCATCCGCCTCCGCGACTGCCTGGGGGTGAGCGCATGAACACGGCCGAACTGCACACGCTGACCGGGGCCTACGCCCTGCACGCGCTGCCGGAGCCCGAACAGCGGGCGTTCGAACGGCACCTGGAGGACTGTGAGGCCTGCGCCCAGGAGGTTCGGGAGCTGATCGCCACCGCCGCCCGGCTCGGCCTCGCCGTCGCCGAGCTCCCGCCGCGCGAGCTGCGCGAGAGGGTCCTGCGGGAGATCGCGACCGTACGCCAGGAGACTCCGGCGCCCGACGGACGGGCGCGGACCGGCGGGGGCGGGGGCGGGCGGAGGGGCCGGTGGCACGCCTACGCGCTCGCCGCCTGTGTCGCCGCGGCCGCCGCGTTCGGCGGGGTCGCGGTCTGGCAGAACCAGGTGGCGCAGGACGCGCGGCAGGAGGCGGACCGGGCGCAGCGGCAGAACGAGCAGCTGGCCCGGGTGCTCTCCGCCCCGGACGCGAAGACCGCCTCGGGCGGGCTGACCGGCGGCGCGCACGGCACCGTCGTCGTCTCGGCGAGTCAGAACCGTGCGGTGTTCCTGGCCTCGGGAATGGAGCG is a window from the Streptomyces sp. MMBL 11-1 genome containing:
- a CDS encoding ABA4-like family protein, with the translated sequence MTGALFEITFYLAAPFWLLMIFAPTWSGTARVVASPLTVLPVLAVYVVMAVPVFPELWTAVSGPDIDTFRDLTALAGGAGAIWAQVIAWDLLLGQWMYLQSRKLGLSPLLMGPLLILTILLSPFGLLIFLAVRAARLRRRETLAG
- a CDS encoding sigma-70 family RNA polymerase sigma factor, producing the protein MKEAVHISGAPSPGPDLQELMVRVARGDQDAFAAVYDAVSGPVLGLVRSVLRDPAQSEEVAQEVLVEVWRTAPRFRASRGSAMNWVLTLAHRRAVDRVRSAEAAAAREHKAALLDRTPAFDEVSEQVETRLEREQVRRCMRTLSELQRESVTLAYYRGLTYREVSELLAAPLGTIKTRLRDGLIRLRDCLGVSA
- a CDS encoding anti-sigma factor, producing the protein MNTAELHTLTGAYALHALPEPEQRAFERHLEDCEACAQEVRELIATAARLGLAVAELPPRELRERVLREIATVRQETPAPDGRARTGGGGGGRRGRWHAYALAACVAAAAAFGGVAVWQNQVAQDARQEADRAQRQNEQLARVLSAPDAKTASGGLTGGAHGTVVVSASQNRAVFLASGMERPPSGKVYQLWFNDEGTMRSAGLMDPKAGDDAVLLNGPVDRASGMGITVEPAGGSDEPTSSPVALMDFPTA